Proteins encoded together in one Ochotona princeps isolate mOchPri1 chromosome 20, mOchPri1.hap1, whole genome shotgun sequence window:
- the MRPS24 gene encoding small ribosomal subunit protein uS3m: MAAVRGLSLGPQVRSWGRELPCIWRSVHTSAVCAKNRAARVRVSKGDKPVSYEEAHAPHYIAHRKGWLSLHTGNLDGEEHTAERTVEDVFLRKFMLGTFPGCLADQLVLKRRANQVEICALVLRQLPAHKFYFLVGYSETLLSYFYKCPVRLHLQTVPAKVVYKYI, translated from the exons ATGGCGGCAGTGCGCGGCTTGTCGCTGGGGCCGCAG GTGCGGTCCTGGGGCCGGGAACTGCCTTGCATTTGGCGCTCTGTGCACACCTCCGCGGTCTGCGCCAAG AACCGGGCGGCCAGAGTCCGCGTGAGCAAGGGGGACAAGCCGGTGAGCTACGAGGAGGCGCACGCGCCGCACTACATCGCCCACCGGAAGGGCTGGCTGTCGCTGCACACAG GGAACCTGGACGGCGAGGAGCACACGGCCGAGCGCACAGTGGAGGACGTTTTCCTGCGCAAGTTCATGCTGGGCACCTTCCCCGGCTGCCTGGCCGACCAGCTGGTCCTGAAGCGCCGCGCCAACCAGGTGGAGATCTGTGCCCTGGTCCTGAGGCAGCTGCCCGCGCACAAGTTCTACTTCCTGGTGGGCTACAGCGAGACTCTGCTGTCGTACTTTTACAAGTGTCCCGTGCGGCTGCACCTGCAGACTGTGCCCGCCAAGGTGGTCTACAAGTACATTTAG